A single region of the Gorilla gorilla gorilla isolate KB3781 chromosome 1, NHGRI_mGorGor1-v2.1_pri, whole genome shotgun sequence genome encodes:
- the CYB561D1 gene encoding probable transmembrane reductase CYB561D1 isoform X4, with protein MQPLEVGLVPAPAGEPRLTRWLRRGSGILAHLVALGFTIFLTALSRPGTKTGPLMEDRSEGGRARWVMPEIPALWEADAGGSLEFCLCMAEAILLFSPEHSLFFFCSRKARIRLHWAGQTLAILCAALGLGFIISSRTRSELPHLVSWHSWVGALTLLATGVQALCGLCLLCPRAARVSRVARLKLYHLTCGLVVYLMATVTVLLGMYSVWFQAQIKGAAWYLCLALPVYPALVIMHQISRSYLPRKKMEM; from the exons ATGCAGCCCCTGGAGGTAGGTCTGGTTCCCGCTCCAGCTGGGGAGCCGAGACTGACCCGCTGGCTGCGGAGAGGCAGTGGGATCTTGGCGCACCTGGTAGCTTTGGGCTTCACCATCTTTCTGACAGCGCTGTCCCGGCCAGGAACCA AAACAGGTCCCCTGATGGAGGATAGAAgtgaaggaggccgggcgcggtgggtcatgcctgaaatcccagcactttgggaggccgacgcgggtggatcacttgag TTCTGCCTCTGCATGGCTGAAGCCATCCTACTCTTCTCACCTGAACACTCCCTGTTCTTCTTCTGCTCCCGAAAAGCACGGATCCGGCTCCACTGGGCAGGGCAGACCCTAGCCATCCTCTGTGCAGCTCTGGGCCTGGGCTTCATCATCTCCAGCAGGACCCGCAGTGAGCTGCCTCATCTGGTGTCCTGGCACAGCTGGGTGGGAGCCCTGACACTGCTGGCCACTGGTGTCCAGGCACTGTGTGGGCTCTGCCTCCTTTGTCCCCGGGCAGCCAGGGTCTCAAGGGTGGCTCGCCTCAAGCTCTACCATCTGACGTGTGGACTGGTGGTCTACCTGATGGCTACAGTAACGGTGCTTCTGGGCATGTACTCAGTATGGTTCCAGGCCCAGATCAAAGGTGCGGCCTGGTACCTGTGCCTGGCACTGCCCGTCTATCCAGCCCTGGTGATCATGCACCAGATTTCCAGATCCTACTTGccgaggaagaaaatggaaatgtga
- the CYB561D1 gene encoding probable transmembrane reductase CYB561D1 isoform X1 codes for MQPLEVGLVPAPAGEPRLTRWLRRGSGILAHLVALGFTIFLTALSRPGTSLFSWHPVFMALAFCLCMAEAILLFSPEHSLFFFCSRKARIRLHWAGQTLAILCAALGLGFIISSRTRSELPHLVSWHSWVGALTLLATGVQALCGLCLLCPRAARVSRVARLKLYHLTCGLVVYLMATVTVLLGMYSVWFQAQIKGAAWYLCLALPVYPALVIMHQISRSYLPRKKMEM; via the exons ATGCAGCCCCTGGAGGTAGGTCTGGTTCCCGCTCCAGCTGGGGAGCCGAGACTGACCCGCTGGCTGCGGAGAGGCAGTGGGATCTTGGCGCACCTGGTAGCTTTGGGCTTCACCATCTTTCTGACAGCGCTGTCCCGGCCAGGAACCA GTCTTTTCTCCTGGCACCCTGTATTCATGGCCTTGGCG TTCTGCCTCTGCATGGCTGAAGCCATCCTACTCTTCTCACCTGAACACTCCCTGTTCTTCTTCTGCTCCCGAAAAGCACGGATCCGGCTCCACTGGGCAGGGCAGACCCTAGCCATCCTCTGTGCAGCTCTGGGCCTGGGCTTCATCATCTCCAGCAGGACCCGCAGTGAGCTGCCTCATCTGGTGTCCTGGCACAGCTGGGTGGGAGCCCTGACACTGCTGGCCACTGGTGTCCAGGCACTGTGTGGGCTCTGCCTCCTTTGTCCCCGGGCAGCCAGGGTCTCAAGGGTGGCTCGCCTCAAGCTCTACCATCTGACGTGTGGACTGGTGGTCTACCTGATGGCTACAGTAACGGTGCTTCTGGGCATGTACTCAGTATGGTTCCAGGCCCAGATCAAAGGTGCGGCCTGGTACCTGTGCCTGGCACTGCCCGTCTATCCAGCCCTGGTGATCATGCACCAGATTTCCAGATCCTACTTGccgaggaagaaaatggaaatgtga
- the CYB561D1 gene encoding probable transmembrane reductase CYB561D1 isoform X2: MQPLEFCLCMAEAILLFSPEHSLFFFCSRKARIRLHWAGQTLAILCAALGLGFIISSRTRSELPHLVSWHSWVGALTLLATGVQALCGLCLLCPRAARVSRVARLKLYHLTCGLVVYLMATVTVLLGMYSVWFQAQIKGAAWYLCLALPVYPALVIMHQISRSYLPRKKMEM; encoded by the exons ATGCAGCCCCTGGAG TTCTGCCTCTGCATGGCTGAAGCCATCCTACTCTTCTCACCTGAACACTCCCTGTTCTTCTTCTGCTCCCGAAAAGCACGGATCCGGCTCCACTGGGCAGGGCAGACCCTAGCCATCCTCTGTGCAGCTCTGGGCCTGGGCTTCATCATCTCCAGCAGGACCCGCAGTGAGCTGCCTCATCTGGTGTCCTGGCACAGCTGGGTGGGAGCCCTGACACTGCTGGCCACTGGTGTCCAGGCACTGTGTGGGCTCTGCCTCCTTTGTCCCCGGGCAGCCAGGGTCTCAAGGGTGGCTCGCCTCAAGCTCTACCATCTGACGTGTGGACTGGTGGTCTACCTGATGGCTACAGTAACGGTGCTTCTGGGCATGTACTCAGTATGGTTCCAGGCCCAGATCAAAGGTGCGGCCTGGTACCTGTGCCTGGCACTGCCCGTCTATCCAGCCCTGGTGATCATGCACCAGATTTCCAGATCCTACTTGccgaggaagaaaatggaaatgtga
- the CYB561D1 gene encoding probable transmembrane reductase CYB561D1 isoform X3, which produces MQPLEVGLVPAPAGEPRLTRWLRRGSGILAHLVALGFTIFLTALSRPGTKTGPLMEDRSEGGRARWVMPEIPALWEADAGGSLEVFSPGTLYSWPWRSASAWLKPSYSSHLNTPCSSSAPEKHGSGSTGQGRP; this is translated from the exons ATGCAGCCCCTGGAGGTAGGTCTGGTTCCCGCTCCAGCTGGGGAGCCGAGACTGACCCGCTGGCTGCGGAGAGGCAGTGGGATCTTGGCGCACCTGGTAGCTTTGGGCTTCACCATCTTTCTGACAGCGCTGTCCCGGCCAGGAACCA AAACAGGTCCCCTGATGGAGGATAGAAgtgaaggaggccgggcgcggtgggtcatgcctgaaatcccagcactttgggaggccgacgcgggtggatcacttgag GTCTTTTCTCCTGGCACCCTGTATTCATGGCCTTGGCG TTCTGCCTCTGCATGGCTGAAGCCATCCTACTCTTCTCACCTGAACACTCCCTGTTCTTCTTCTGCTCCCGAAAAGCACGGATCCGGCTCCACTGGGCAGGGCAGACCCTAG